The nucleotide sequence TGCATTTCACTATCAGGAAGATGCACCTTGCTGTCCTTTGACTTGCCCGCTAATTCCAGGGGCGCAAGTCTTGCGAACAATGCCGCGATTGAGGGCAGTTGCCCAAATTATCAGCCACCAAACTGAGTGGTGGAATGGTACTGGTGAGCCTGCTGGATTAAGTGGTGATGACATTCCTCTCGAATCGCGAATTTTAGCGCTAGTTGCAGATTTTCAGTGGCGAGTTAGTAAGAGAAAAGATTCTGATATTGGTCTAGAAGAATGTTTGTCTCAAGCTTTGGCTGAGTGTAGAGAACAGCAGGGTACTCGTTTCGACCCCAAATTAGTTGAAACTTTATCCCTTTTAGTGATGGGTATGCAACAGGGTTTGAGCTTACCAGTTACTCCGAATAACATAACGGCGGGTATGTGGCTGTTAGATGCTAATTTGTATAGCGGTATATCTGTGCATCCCTCTGGTGTTTCAAATTAATGGGGACTGGGGGCTGGAGACTCTTAACTCCCGGCTCCAGACTCCGGACTTTTAATTTCTAATCCCCAATCACAAATTATGGATATTGAAGCGATTCGTTTAGGAAAAATCAAGCAACTGCCAGGGGTAGATTTAGAAGACGAAGATCTATCAAAAGCAGATTTGCGCGGTATCAATTTCGCTGGTGCAAATCTAGTTGGGGTAAACTTCGCTGGCGCAAATTTGGAAAGGGCACGTCTCGATGGCGCTAATTTAATTGAAGCGCAACTCGTAGAGGCTGACTTGCGGGCGAACCTGTTAGGAGCTAATTTAATGCAAGCTGACTTAACAGGAGCTGACTTGCGGGGAAGCAATTTGCGGGGCGCTAACTTGATGGCAACTAAGCTCACTGGCGCTACTTTTTCGGGCGCTTTTTTGAGCGGTGCTAATTTGATGAGCGTGAACTTGCAGGGAGTGGATTTGCGTAGTGCTGATTTACGGGGGGCAAATTTAAGCAGTGCAAATCTCCAAGGTGCGGATTTGCGCGGTGCAGATTTGCGCGGTGCTTTGCTTACTGAAGCGAATTTGGAGGAAGCTGATCTGCGGAGTACAAATTTAGCTGGAGCGAACTTATCGGGAGCTAATTTACTCTGTGCTGATTTAGATGCGGCAAATTTAACTGGGGCTAATTTGGAGAGAGCCTGTGTAGTTGGTACAGGTATGAATGAAGCGGCTGTAATAAAATAACAGCGATCTCTTTTGCCCAAAGAAGACAGCGATCGATTAGTGGAAAAACATTTCCCAAATTGATCGTTCTCGTCATCGCTCCCAAGTCAACTGCTTGGTGAACGTTAGTGTGTGGGCTGATTGCCTACACTCACCAACAAGCCATCTATTGCGATTGACCACAATTCGATCCCCGCTGCTTAACCCGAACTCACGTTATTTAGGTAGTCTTAAGCTGTTCCACAGCTAAGTTGCGTAAAATGGCAATCAAATAACGCATTCTTCTAACGTTATGCCAGAAGAAAGGATTTTTGATAAAACAACTTATTAAATTGCGGTTACAAGATTGCTCAACAGCAGATGAACGCTCAGAAGTTGTTGAAGAACCTCGAAGCCACTATGCCGATTAGCACGACTAAACCTAGCGCCCGACGAAAGTAGTTAACGCCCTCGAATAGCTCCAGCCACGCCCAAGTAAATAAAGAGCCAAAAGCTATTGCGTCTAGACCTGTATGGATGTTGCCGCTTTTGACAACTAATTTGAATAGAGTTGCTGTAATCCCAACCAAAAGCGGCAGATTTGGCGGTTGAGCAATAACGATATTGCCCTCGCTGTCTCGGAAAGTTTTATCGAATAAGCTATTTTCCATGAATCTAAGTATAGTTGCCTCTGGGAGGCTCAATTCTCACCCCTTAGTAGTAACTCCTTGAAACGTTGGGAAGAAAATCATCACAACTCCCAACCCGACCCCTAGAACCGCCTTTCCTGCGAGACATTTGCGATCGCATCACTACTAATGAGCTATTCACAATGCAATAAGCAAGATCGCTACAATGGGTTATAAATACTAACTAGCAGATGGTTGTAAAAACTAGGGTGACACTGTGGAAAGTTTTAATTAAAGTAGCGATCGCCGCCCTTGCGCCTATTATTATCATCTCGTGTACGCCCCAGGCTAACAACAATAATATAACTTTCGCAATACCCCCCCAATTTGAGGAAGCTGATGGCTTTTCCGACGGTGTGGCACAGGTATTAATTGATGGCAACCTAAGCTTAATTGACAAGAGCGGGAACATCATCACGCAACTTATATTTTATAGGCCGCCTGCTGGTTTTTATGAAGGACTGGCCAGACTAGAAATTAATAATAAGTTTGGCTATATCGACAAAAATGGAAAAATAATTATTAAGCCGCAATTCAAGCAAGCTCGTTCCTTTTCTTCTGGGCTGGCGGCGGTAAGAATTGCCAATAAGTGGGGCTATATCAACAATAAAGGAACATTCTTAATTAAACCGCAATTCGATGAAGCTTTTTCCTTTACATCAGGGCTAGCGGCGGTAAAACTTGGCAGCAAGTGGGGTTATATAGATACTACTGGTAAATTTGCAATTAAGCCGGAATTTGATAAATGTTGGAATTTTTCCGATGGGCTGGGGCGGGTTCAGGTTGGGGATATTTGGGGTTATATCGATAAAATTGGGAATATGGTAATTGAAAATACATTCGATTTCGCTGATGACTTTTCTTCTGGGCTGGCGCGAGTAAGAGTTGGCAATAGTTGGGGCTATATAGACAAAAAGGGCAATATCGTAATTCAACAGCAATTTGATTTAGCTTATAGCTTTTTTTCTGGAATTGCCCTCGTACAAATTAATGAGAAGTTAGGCTATATCGACAAGAGCGGTAACTTTGTTAAACAGCCACAATTTGATGAGGCTTCTGATTTTGAGGAAGGGCTGGCCTTTGTAAAAATTGGAGATAAACCTTATGGCTATATTGATAATAATGGGAATTGGGCGATCGCTCCCCAGTTTGATAATGCTCGTTCCTTTTCAGAAGGTATGGCAGCCGTAAAAGTTGGCGAAAAGTGGGGCTATATTCGCAATCCCTTAAAATGAGCGGCAAAACTACTTGAAGACGCGATCGCTATCCTTTAGCAGTTAAATTGTTAGAGCGCGATCGCTTCTTCATCACAAAGGCCAATATCCACAGAAATAACAATCCCATTATCCCAATCAAAGGATTCTTATCAACTCCAGTAACCCAGTCAGGAGCAACCCCAGAATATTTAATTAAATTACCCACATTAATAATGTAATATCCCCACACTAACCCCCCATGAAGACCAATCGACAACCCCAGCCTTCCTTTACTTCCCCGCTTCGCCCAAACTAGCGTCAAACCCAGCAACAATAATGCCGGGAATTGGGGAAAAGTGCGGATAATTTCTGATATTGGTTTAATAAAATGTGCGGTAGCAAATAAACCAGCACTAGCCCACAAAACTACACCAGGGCGGTAATCTCGTTGCAATTCATTTAACAGCCAACCCCGGAATACTAACTCCTCGGCGAAACCTATTCCCAAGGCACTGGCAAAACCTTCTA is from Microcoleus sp. FACHB-831 and encodes:
- a CDS encoding pentapeptide repeat-containing protein: MDIEAIRLGKIKQLPGVDLEDEDLSKADLRGINFAGANLVGVNFAGANLERARLDGANLIEAQLVEADLRANLLGANLMQADLTGADLRGSNLRGANLMATKLTGATFSGAFLSGANLMSVNLQGVDLRSADLRGANLSSANLQGADLRGADLRGALLTEANLEEADLRSTNLAGANLSGANLLCADLDAANLTGANLERACVVGTGMNEAAVIK
- a CDS encoding WG repeat-containing protein codes for the protein MVVKTRVTLWKVLIKVAIAALAPIIIISCTPQANNNNITFAIPPQFEEADGFSDGVAQVLIDGNLSLIDKSGNIITQLIFYRPPAGFYEGLARLEINNKFGYIDKNGKIIIKPQFKQARSFSSGLAAVRIANKWGYINNKGTFLIKPQFDEAFSFTSGLAAVKLGSKWGYIDTTGKFAIKPEFDKCWNFSDGLGRVQVGDIWGYIDKIGNMVIENTFDFADDFSSGLARVRVGNSWGYIDKKGNIVIQQQFDLAYSFFSGIALVQINEKLGYIDKSGNFVKQPQFDEASDFEEGLAFVKIGDKPYGYIDNNGNWAIAPQFDNARSFSEGMAAVKVGEKWGYIRNPLK
- a CDS encoding CPBP family intramembrane glutamic endopeptidase — protein: MKPNFVRLAQYPAPVRVGIFLLTLGLLWVPVAAPIYLLVSDRNLVTILTMALLFLGFIFLVPIWGKKVYKQTEIFKSYGLVGTRTNAKELLFGLSLGLTITLSLFALEGLLGWLVWQPSDNLPRVILEGFASALGIGFAEELVFRGWLLNELQRDYRPGVVLWASAGLFATAHFIKPISEIIRTFPQFPALLLLGLTLVWAKRGSKGRLGLSIGLHGGLVWGYYIINVGNLIKYSGVAPDWVTGVDKNPLIGIMGLLFLWILAFVMKKRSRSNNLTAKG